The genomic segment GGCAAGAGAGATATTGGACTGCTTCCTGACACCGGAATTGTGGGACACTATGACGAGGGAGACCAACCAGTATGTGGAGAAGAGGCCGGTCACCCCATCTTCACACATGAAGATTTGGGAGAATACGACTGTGGAGGAGCTGGTCATTCATTGGCCTCCGCCTGCTCATGGGCCTGCAGCCGCGACCACATTCGCGGTATTATTAGTCGAAGAACCGGTTGCTCTCCTCGTCTGTGTTCCCCAAAACGATGACCAGGGATAGATTTGATTCATCACAAAGTCGGCTTCACTTCTCGGACAACGAGGACCCCCGTGCCGACACTGACCGTCTGTGGAAGCTGCGACCAGTGTTGGATATCCTCGATACGACGTTCAAGACGGTCTATGTCCCTGACAGGAAAATCGTGGTTAATGAGTCGCTGTGGGCGTTCAGGGGACGTCACCACGCGATTCAGTTCAACCCGATGAAGAGGGCGCGGTTCGGGATGAAGGTATATCGCCTGTGCGAgagtgatggtgctggtgctggctacACCAGTGCCTTCAATGTATACATGGGCCAGGACCGCGGCGACGTGCCTGCCAGCATGAAGGCCGTGACCGACCTCTTGAACCGCGCCTGGACCTCATGAACCGCGCCTACTTCTTCGAGAAGGGTTACGAGCTGTACTTGGACAACTGGTACAGCTCCCCGGAACTTTTTCATTACCTGTCATCAAGAAAGACGAACGTCGTGGGAACAGTTCGGCTGAACCGCAAGTTCATGCCGAAGGACCTCAAGGTGAGCGCCCGCGGCGACGTCGACTACCGGACTTCGGCGACAGGGATGTTGGCTTTGTCTTGGATGGATCGGAAGAAGGTGCATATGCTTTCGACCATCCACGGCCAAGACATGGTTGACTTGCCCCCGAACCGCCGTGGCATAGTCCGGACGAAGCCCCAAGTCGTCGTTGACTACAATGTGGGGATGAAGGGGGTAGATCTAGCCGATCAGTTGGCCGCGTCGTACTCCACCACCAGAAGAACTAACAAGTGGTACCAGAATGTGTTTTACCACTTGCTCGACATGGCGGTGGTGAATGCTTAAGTGGTTCACAGGGCGTTGGGTGGCACCCTGACCCAGCTTGAGTTCTGCCTGGAGCTCATAGCTAACTTCCTCGATCAACCTCCGGCCTACAGGAGAAGGGGTGGCCTTCGGACGCCTCCGGCTGCCACCCCATCGCCTCCTCGCCGCCGGAACGCCCCACGTCAGCAGCAGCGCCAGCAGGTACCACAGGGCCACGTCCTGGCTTTCAATCCAGGGCGAAAGTACCGCCAGTGTCGTCACTGCCGAGTGAGCCGCAACGTCGTACATACGCGCTACAGGTGTGGCAGGTGTGATGTCTCACTGTGCCTGGCAGATTGCTTCAATCTGTGGCACAGCCCCCTGTAGCGAGGATGCGGCATCACCCACCTCTCGGATAGCATCAGGCTATCGTTTTCGAAACAGCGCAGTAAGATCCACGACGCCATATCCAGTGGCAAAAGGAAGATCCATGACgctgcctccagcagcaggaggacccctcacgccgcctccagcagcagaaggacctctcacgccgccaccagcagcagaaggacctctcacgccgcctccagcagcagaaggacctctcacgccacctccagcagcagaaggacctctcatgcCGTCACCAGCAGAAGAAgaacctctcacgccgccaccagcagcagaaggacctctcacgccgccaccagcagcaggaCCTCTTACGCTGCcaccagcagcaggaggatctctcacgccgcctccagcagcaggaggatctctcacgccgccaccagcagcagaaggacctctcacgccgccaccagcagcagaaggacctctcacgccgcctccagcagcagaaggacctctcacgccgccaccagcagcaggaggatctcTCACGCTACCTTTAGTAGCAACAGGCTACCTATCAGGGATAGGAGCGAGCTCGGTGTAGCGGCTGAAACTGTCAATCATGACAAGCAGGTAGCGATTTCGGTTCTCTGTGGATGTAAACCCGGAAAGAATGTCCATACTCACTTAGACGAAGGATCGTTCTGGTATGTCGTAAGTGAGTGCAGGCGCTGGGGCGACATTGTGTCCCTTGTAGAGGGGGCAGATCTGGCAGCTTTTGACATGTTCGACAACTTGTTTGGCAATTCTGGGGAAATAATAGCAAGAGCGAGCCAGATGCAGAGCTTTGAAAATACCTTGATGTCCCGAAGTGTGAGACTTGTGGAGAAGCTTGAGTACGGTAGGAACAAGGACTACGGGGATGACCAGTTGGTGGTACGTACGACGTTGTTTGGATCCACGTAATTTCTTAGGAGCTGATTTCCGGAAAAGTAGGCCGTCACGGAGGTAGAATTCTTCGATGGGGCGGTATCGATTCGTTGGTCTACACTTGATAGCGCGTCCGCTACCTTGTTAGCTGAGCCGGGCATGTAGTCAATCTTGGGGTTGAACTCCAGCAGCGTGTCCAACCATCTGGCTTGGCGACCTTTGACGTGTTTCGAATCTATAAGGATATACATAAGTGGACGGTGATCAGTTAGAACGTGGACGTTGTAGCCCAGGATGATTTCCCTGAAGTGTTTGAGAGCCCACACGACGGCAAGGGCCTTGAGGTCGGTGACAGAGTAGTTACTCTCGGCTTGTTTCAGTTTTCGACTGGCGAAGGCGATGGGTTTGTAGCGTCCATCGTGACGTTGCATAAGGGCGGCACCTAGCCCAATTGATGAGGCATCTGTGACGAGATAGAAAGTGTCATTAAAGTCGGGGAATGATAGAACAGGAACTTCCGTGAGTCGTTGCTTGAGAGCTTCAAATGCTTGTTGCTGTTCACCAGTCCAGGTGAATGGAGCGTCTATCTTGAGGAGGCGAGTCAGAGGCTCGGCAATGATTCCAGACTTTTCGATGAAGGGGCGGTAAAATCCTGAAAGTCCAAGAAAAGCCTTTACCTGAGTGACTGCAGAAGGCACCGTGAAATTCTGTACATCCCGCACCTTTTTGTCGTTGGGGCGTAGTCTGGCTGAGTTGATGGTGTGGCCAAGGTACTCAGTCTGTTCGCAGAAGAATTGACATTTCTTGACATTGAATTTCAGGTTCGCGTCGGCGAGGCGCTGGAAGACTAATTTCAACTTGCGTTCGTGGTCTGCAATGTTCTTTGAAGCGATAAGTAAATCATACAAGTACAAAAAGGCTGTGTCACCAATCAAGCCTTGCATAATGAGAGACATCAATCTTGAGAATGTGATGGGTGAGTTCCTAGGATCAAAGGGCATTCTCGTGAAGGCAAAATGTCCATGTGGAGTGGAAACGGCAGTGAGGTCCTTTGAAGACGGGTCCATTTCAACTTGCAAAAATCCATGTGCTAAGTCTATAGACGGAAAGATAGCATGTCCCTCACCGACTTCTTGGAGAGGAGTGCTAATCGTCGGTATGATAGACGATAGACGTTACCTTGGTGAGTGACGGTATCTCTGTCAGGTTGTTGACGAATTTCAGCCTTGCGCATGAAATTCTAGCCTAACAACAAATCACCTGGGAGATGGGCATCATCTACGACAACGAATGGAAATGCATAGTTCTTACAGGAGAGGACAATGTTGAGTTTAACTTCTCCCATGACCTGAAGTGAAGTTCCGCTTGCTGCTCGAACGCACTAGTTTGAGGGACAAACCGGTGAAAGCACATTGAAATTTACGAGCGTTGAAAGGGGGACAAGGCTGACGGCGCTGCCGCTGTCGACGAAGAAGTATGCGGGTCGTCCTTCGAAgactgaggggaggagaggtgcggTGCCCGCCATGAGGTCGTCTACTGTTCTGACAGTTGCGGTGAGCAAGGTTCCTGTAGTAGGGGAGTGGATTCTAAAAAAATATAGTTAGACCTTGTTGGATTATTTTGCGATCGCATAGCGTCCTTGGTTTTCTTAACAAGATGGGGGAATCCTGTACAAGCATGCCTTGAATGTCCTTCAAAGTTATGATAAGGACAGAAGGGTGTGTTGTTACATTCCTTAGCATGATGACCTGAACGAACACAACGCCAGCAAACACCATTCTGAGGTACCCAAGTGAAGTCCCTCGTAGTCCTGCGGGGCTGGTAAGTTGTCTGCTGGGTGGCCGGTTGTCGTGTGTACGCAGGTAGAGGTTGACACTGACGAGGAGGCTGCGGCTGGTACTCCTGTGGCCATGACCGGGGCTGTGGGTGCACTATCAGGCGTGAAATTAGGGGCTTCTGCGTAGGCCTTTAAGAATGCACTGGGAACGTCCCTTGCCATTTCAGGGAGTTGCATTTTATCAAGTACTGTCTCCTGTTGCCCGTGAGGTAAAGCAGAAAGGAACGTGCAGAGGGTGAAATAGGTTTGAAAGATGCAGTTAGCATCTATTGCGTCTGCAATAGGCTTGAAGTAAGAAAACTTAGGGGAACCACGGAGAGCACACGTCATTCGGTCGAAAGATGACCTTATGTTAGCACGTAGGAAATGAAGGTCAATAGGTGAGAAAGAGGTAGGTCTCAGGTTAAACATGCGGGCAGTTTGTAGGAATGGGGGAACGTCCTTCGGAGCAAAGGTCAGTCGGAAGTCAGTTATAAAATCGTCCCAAGTACGGTTCTTACTCATTTCGAAAGCGGTCAAAACTTGTCGACCAGGCACGGAAGTCTGATCAAGTCGCTGCAATAAATGTTGCAGGCAACGGCCACTAAATTCTGAAGAACTCCGATCAGAGAGGGCAGGGTAAATGGCAGCTACATATTCCTCAGTTTCGCGGAGCATAGCATCTACCGTAATTCTGTCAGATCCATCAAAGCGAACAATAGTTGAGAGCGGTTGGAGGCGAGGAGTAGAAtcagcaggagtaggaggagcaggagtagcaACGTCGGAAGGCATGGTTGGAGAAATGAGGGGTGAGACAGAAGTGAGCACAGGTGTAGcgtgaggggagagtggaggggcggAGTCACGCCATGAAGGAGTAGTAGTCGAGGAGAGCAATTGTCGGTCAATGTCTAACGAATCTGAATTAATTTTACTACTACGTAGGACTCGGTCGCTAAGTATTATGTCGCAAGGCATGCGCTTagagaagaatgaataaaggTCAGCAGGGGCTCAGGTCACGTTGGCACCGGCCATAAACCGTAGGGTCCAGTAACTGTAGAGGTtcatgaatgggggggggggggtatgtcagtagatatatacatatatatatatatatatatatatatatatatatatatgtgtatatatatatatgtatatatatatatatatatatatatatatatatatatatatatatatgtgtgtgtgtgtgtgtgtgtgtgtgtgtgtgtgtgtgtgtgtgtgtgtgtgtgtgtgtgtgtgtgtgtctgtgtgtgtctgtgtgtgtgtgtgtgtgtgtgtgtgtgtgtgtgtctgtgtgtgtctgtgtgtgtctgtgtgtgtgtgtgtgtgtgtgtgtgtgtgtaaatatacatatatatatatatatatatatatatatatatatatgtatatatatatatatatatatatatatatatatatatatatatatatatatatatgtatatatatatatatgtatatatatatatatatatatatatatatatatatatatatatatatatatatatatactcctacaACTTTCCTCTGGGTCAATTTACTCTagggcagtgttgtccaaactggggtccgcgtacccctggAGGTACGCAACATGGATcataggggtacgtgaacaaacaaggaacacacacgcctcgCATTATTTggattatcctaaataaaacagtttgtttagccatggtggaaagggggggggaggggggtacgtaacaggacaagaaggtaataaagggtacaataggcgaaaatgtttggacaaaaCTGCTCTAAGGGATACAAAAGGGGTATGATCTAATGCACCACTGGTATTTCGAATtgattaacataatttttattttattatattgtgTTAAGTTAAAAAAAAGATACTAATATTTATTGATTTGCTATCAAACCATATAATGTAACTCACAGAACTCCTTCACGAATCATGCTTGGTTAATAATATGGAACAAAAGtataaataacattaaaataagGCAAAATTGGAAATCATGACAATCATAATGTTAGCTTTTGCCAGGACGCGCGATGATTTTTAAATCACGTTTAATAGAACATATGTCATTGGTATAATCTTACATGTAACAGAAATAACATCGACTGCTGACAACGCACGAATTTAAAGTAAGAACAAACATTAAAAGTGCTTATACTCCAAAGGTCTTATCCAAACCAGCATGATCCGCTGACAACCTGCAGACATATAAATCAATTTTACTTTAACCCAAATAATCATGTGACTATTCAcatttgcacatgtatatatatatatatatatatatatatatatatatatatatatatatatatatatatatatatatatatatatatatatatatatatatatatatatatatatatatatatatatatatatgtatatatatatatgtatatatatatatatatatatatatatatatatatatatatatgtatatatatatgtatatatatatgtatatatatttgtaatatatatatatatatatatatatatatatatatatgtgtgtgtgtgtgtgtgtgtgtgtgtgtgtgtgtgtgtgtgtgtgtgtgtgtgtgtgtgtatacctatataaatacatatgaatacatatacatacatatatatatatatatatatatatatataatatatatatataatatatatatatatatata from the Penaeus vannamei isolate JL-2024 chromosome 1, ASM4276789v1, whole genome shotgun sequence genome contains:
- the LOC138862963 gene encoding piggyBac transposable element-derived protein 4-like → MSRQLRTQRCRSSKPSTSGEGPRRLRNAPESHFYLYETASGRGEMREALDSSAQPANPGRSTAIPNIPDRDMDVDDSEDDADYSPEATESDADWEEFDYVSSHDTSIDSDEPLLAVARRFAMRNAPGIPGFVWKKKRPFMHRHPFQGVPGVEETCLLHADSTAREILDCFLTPELWDTMTRETNQYVEKRPVTPSSHMKIWENTTVEELVIHWPPPAHGDRFDSSQSRLHFSDNEDPRADTDRLWKLRPVLDILDTTFKTVYVPDRKIVVNESLWAFRGRHHAIQFNPMKRARFGMKVYRLCESDGAGAGYTSAFNVYMGQDRGDVPASMKAVTDLLNRAWTS
- the LOC138862964 gene encoding piggyBac transposable element-derived protein 4-like, with product MNRAYFFEKGYELYLDNWYSSPELFHYLSSRKTNVVGTVRLNRKFMPKDLKVSARGDVDYRTSATGMLALSWMDRKKVHMLSTIHGQDMVDLPPNRRGIVRTKPQVVVDYNVGMKGVDLADQLAASYSTTRRTNKWYQNVFYHLLDMAVLEFCLELIANFLDQPPAYRRRGGLRTPPAATPSPPRRRNAPRQQQRQQVPQGHVLAFNPGRKYRQCRHCRVSRNVVHTRYRCGRCDVSLCLADCFNLWHSPL